One part of the Lemur catta isolate mLemCat1 chromosome 13, mLemCat1.pri, whole genome shotgun sequence genome encodes these proteins:
- the LOC123649230 gene encoding 5-hydroxytryptamine receptor 2A, with product MPIPVFGLQDDSKVFKEGSCLLADDNFVLIGSFVSFFIPLTIMVITYFLTIKSLQKEAILCVSDVGTRAKLASFSFLPPSSLSSEKLFQRSIHREPGSYAGRRTMQSISNEQKACKVLGIVFFLFVVMWCPFFITNIMAVICKESCNEDVIGALLNVFVWIGYLSSAVNPLVYTLFNKTYRSAFSRYIQCQYKENKKPLQLILVNTIPALAYKSSQLQMGQKKNSKKDAKTADDDCSMVALGKQHAEDASTDNINTVNEKVSCV from the coding sequence ATGCCAATACCAGTCTTTGGGCTACAGGATGATTCCAAGGTCTTTAAGGAGGGGAGTTGCTTACTCGCCGATGACAACTTTGTCCTGATTGGCTCTTTTGTGTCATTTTTCATTCCCTTAACCATCATGGTGATCACCTACTTTCTAACTATCAAGTCACTCCAGAAAGAAGCTATTTTGTGTGTGAGTGATGTTGGCACACGGGCCAAATTAGCTTCTTTCAGCTTCCTCCCTCCGAGTTCCCTGTCTTCAGAAAAGCTCTTCCAGAGGTCGATCCACAGGGAGCCGGGGTCCTACGCAGGCAGGAGGACTATGCAGTCCATCAGCAATGAGCAAAAAGCATGCAAGGTGCTAGGCATCGTCTTCTTTCTGTTTGTGGTGATGTGGTGTCCCTTCTTCATCACGAACATAATGGCCGTCATCTGCAAAGAGTCCTGCAACGAGGATGTCATCGGAGCCTTGCTTAATGTGTTCGTTTGGATCGGTTACCTCTCCTCAGCGGTCAACCCACTAGTCTACACACTGTTCAATAAGACCTATAGGTCGGCCTTTTCACGGTATATTCAGTGTCAGTACAAGGAGAACAAAAAACCATTGCAGTTAATTTTAGTGAACACTATACCGGCTTTGGCCTACAAGTCTAGTCAACTCCAAATGGggcaaaaaaagaattcaaagaaagatGCCAAGACAGCAGACGATGACTGCTCTATGGTTGCTCTAGGAAAGCAACATGCAGAAGATGCCTCGACAGACAATATCAACACAGTGAACGAAAAGGTTAGCTGCGTGTGA